The following coding sequences lie in one Phyllopteryx taeniolatus isolate TA_2022b chromosome 4, UOR_Ptae_1.2, whole genome shotgun sequence genomic window:
- the LOC133477145 gene encoding uncharacterized protein LOC133477145 isoform X1, with amino-acid sequence MPQYSTDFVDQTEEAHENICSTNGPKSPDVPVPCSLKEPTVSRGHSSAASRTSINGINGYLNHVKDKATNAAHVRNNRKQRSMFSAAGGVLVNGNASEGHVLSTSEQPATERDSPLTTRVKNKRWSPGWRRKNKRREPRHLPDSGFECTQCILRHTEPACPKKPALQPPEEEDWDKECEANLKRFSGQPYGPEDLFVMAFGDLTLEEEENVARPAGYSPAMHHPHPLPLLCFGVATEPEQFSDADEFIWRFQLTKKDYHGERARIEADDKVAQLTR; translated from the exons ATGCCTCAGTATTCTACAGATTTTGTGGATCAAACAGAAGAAGCTCATGAGAACATCTGTAGCACCAATGGTCCAAAAAGTCCTGATGTTCCAGTTCCATGTTCGTTGAAAGAACCAACTGTGTCCAGGGGCCACTCTTCAGCCGCCAGTAGAACCAGCATCAATGGCATTAATGGATACTTGAACCATGTTAAGGACAAGGCTACCAATGCAGCACATGTAAGGAATAACAGGAAACAAAGGAGCATGTTTTCTGCTGCAGGTGGCGTCTTGGTAAACGGGAACGCCAGTGAGGGTCACGTGTTGTCCACCTCTGAGCAACCAGCAACAGAACGCGACTCGCCATTGACAACAAGGGTGAAAAACAAGAGATGGAG CCCTGGGTggaggaggaaaaacaaaaggagaGAGCCGCGTCACCTCCCCGACAGCGGCTTTGAGTGCACACAATGTATTTTAAG ACACACCGAACCTGCGTGTCCCAAGAAGCCAGCATTGCAGCCACCGGAGGAGGAAGACTGGGACAAAGAGTGCGAAGCCAATTTGAAGAGATTTTCAGGCCAACCTTATG GTCCAGAAGATTTATTTGTGATGGCTTTTGGGGATTTAACGCTGGAAGAAGAAGAGAACGTGGCGCGCCCGGCTGGTTACAGTCCAGCCATGCACCACCCACACCCGCTCCCGTTGTTGTGCTTCGGCGTCGCTACCGAGCCTGAACAGTTTTCAGATGCTGATGA ATTTATCTGGAGATTTCAACTGACTAAAAAGGACTATCATGGAGAAAGAGCAAGAATTGAGGCGGACGACAAAGTGGCACAGCTCACCAGATGA
- the LOC133477145 gene encoding uncharacterized protein LOC133477145 isoform X3: MPQYSTDFVDQTEEAHENICSTNGPKSPDVPVPCSLKEPTVSRGHSSAASRTSINGINGYLNHGGVLVNGNASEGHVLSTSEQPATERDSPLTTRVKNKRWSPGWRRKNKRREPRHLPDSGFECTQCILRHTEPACPKKPALQPPEEEDWDKECEANLKRFSGQPYGPEDLFVMAFGDLTLEEEENVARPAGYSPAMHHPHPLPLLCFGVATEPEQFSDADEFIWRFQLTKKDYHGERARIEADDKVAQLTR, encoded by the exons ATGCCTCAGTATTCTACAGATTTTGTGGATCAAACAGAAGAAGCTCATGAGAACATCTGTAGCACCAATGGTCCAAAAAGTCCTGATGTTCCAGTTCCATGTTCGTTGAAAGAACCAACTGTGTCCAGGGGCCACTCTTCAGCCGCCAGTAGAACCAGCATCAATGGCATTAATGGATACTTGAACCAT GGTGGCGTCTTGGTAAACGGGAACGCCAGTGAGGGTCACGTGTTGTCCACCTCTGAGCAACCAGCAACAGAACGCGACTCGCCATTGACAACAAGGGTGAAAAACAAGAGATGGAG CCCTGGGTggaggaggaaaaacaaaaggagaGAGCCGCGTCACCTCCCCGACAGCGGCTTTGAGTGCACACAATGTATTTTAAG ACACACCGAACCTGCGTGTCCCAAGAAGCCAGCATTGCAGCCACCGGAGGAGGAAGACTGGGACAAAGAGTGCGAAGCCAATTTGAAGAGATTTTCAGGCCAACCTTATG GTCCAGAAGATTTATTTGTGATGGCTTTTGGGGATTTAACGCTGGAAGAAGAAGAGAACGTGGCGCGCCCGGCTGGTTACAGTCCAGCCATGCACCACCCACACCCGCTCCCGTTGTTGTGCTTCGGCGTCGCTACCGAGCCTGAACAGTTTTCAGATGCTGATGA ATTTATCTGGAGATTTCAACTGACTAAAAAGGACTATCATGGAGAAAGAGCAAGAATTGAGGCGGACGACAAAGTGGCACAGCTCACCAGATGA
- the LOC133477145 gene encoding uncharacterized protein LOC133477145 isoform X2, with protein sequence MPQYSTDFVDQTEEAHENICSTNGPKSPDVPVPCSLKEPTVSRGHSSAASRTSINGINGYLNHVKDKATNAAHVRNNRKQRSMFSAAGGVLVNGNASEGHVLSTSEQPATERDSPLTTRVKNKRWSPGWRRKNKRREPRHLPDSGFECTQCILRHTEPACPKKPALQPPEEEDWDKECEANLKRFSGQPYGPEDLFVMAFGDLTLEEEENVARPAGYSPAMHHPHPLPLLCFGVATEPEQFSDADEFRSCAAYKRSTHDTITHVFSS encoded by the exons ATGCCTCAGTATTCTACAGATTTTGTGGATCAAACAGAAGAAGCTCATGAGAACATCTGTAGCACCAATGGTCCAAAAAGTCCTGATGTTCCAGTTCCATGTTCGTTGAAAGAACCAACTGTGTCCAGGGGCCACTCTTCAGCCGCCAGTAGAACCAGCATCAATGGCATTAATGGATACTTGAACCATGTTAAGGACAAGGCTACCAATGCAGCACATGTAAGGAATAACAGGAAACAAAGGAGCATGTTTTCTGCTGCAGGTGGCGTCTTGGTAAACGGGAACGCCAGTGAGGGTCACGTGTTGTCCACCTCTGAGCAACCAGCAACAGAACGCGACTCGCCATTGACAACAAGGGTGAAAAACAAGAGATGGAG CCCTGGGTggaggaggaaaaacaaaaggagaGAGCCGCGTCACCTCCCCGACAGCGGCTTTGAGTGCACACAATGTATTTTAAG ACACACCGAACCTGCGTGTCCCAAGAAGCCAGCATTGCAGCCACCGGAGGAGGAAGACTGGGACAAAGAGTGCGAAGCCAATTTGAAGAGATTTTCAGGCCAACCTTATG GTCCAGAAGATTTATTTGTGATGGCTTTTGGGGATTTAACGCTGGAAGAAGAAGAGAACGTGGCGCGCCCGGCTGGTTACAGTCCAGCCATGCACCACCCACACCCGCTCCCGTTGTTGTGCTTCGGCGTCGCTACCGAGCCTGAACAGTTTTCAGATGCTGATGA GTTTCGCTCCTGCGCAGCGTACAAACGCAGCACACACGATACAATTACCCACGTTTTCAGTTCCTAA